The Aspergillus flavus chromosome 2, complete sequence region CGCGAAGTTGGAACAAAGGTCCCAAACCTGATGGCCTAAAAATGCTTTTCACCACCCTTGACTTCAGCAATGGTAAAGCAACTTTCCAAAAGGTGGGTTCACATTGCTCATTTACAGTATTGTTGGCTAATACCAGGGGGGCGGAAAGCTAATGCTCCAAACTGCGCCGGTTCTTCTTGTGTTTCCTCCAACTGTTGGCCCCTTTGCTAAAGTTGATGATGCACCCATTAGATTTGATTTCAGTGGGTAAGTATACACTAAAACTTTTTTGCTGAGGTACTGCTGTGCTAAATGGTTATACTCAGTCCAATCTCTGCTGACCAGCTTTACGTGTGGATCAATCGTCATCTTCCGGAGGGACCGAAACCATCTCTTATTCGTCCCATTAACTACATGCGACTCATTTCCGCGGTGACAATTGTAATGGGTGTCTTAACCTTATTCACTGTTCTGTCACCGTATGTTTTACCGGTCATACAGAATCGAAACTTGTGGGCCGCATTCAGCTTGatttctatactattattcACAAGCGGCCACATGTTCAATCACATCCGCAAAGTGCCATATGTTGTTGGCGACGGCAAAGGTGGCATTAGCTACTTCGCGAGTGGGTTCTCAAATCAATTTGGAATGGAGACGCAAATCATTGCTGCCATCTGTAAGTGCGACCAACAGCTAACGAAACCTGAAATGTCTATGTTTCTGCTGCTGATACATTACTATCAAGATGCCATCCTTTCCTTTGCGACAATAGCACTCGCGATGAAAGTTCCCCGTATCGCAGACAGTAAAGCGCAGCAAGTGGCTGTGCTAATCTGGGGAACTGTATTATTTGGTATGTACAGCTTTCTTCTGAGTGTCTTCAGGGCCAAAAATGGCGGATATCCTTTCTTCCTGCCTCCGTTCTAGTTCAATTCACAGCCACAACGCTGGTCGTCTCTACCACCATAGTCTGCCCAATGATTgcattgaaaagaaagaggacaaGTTGAAGGCTTTGACTCGGCGATTACTCTGGGCCATAAATACCTGATTGGGACATTTCGAGCTAGGAAATGACGTTTCGGCTTTCTCGATGGTAACGAAGCGTACTAGTGTTACATCCTGGCTATGTACCCCTGAACGCGCATGTGCTTAATTATAGCTAGCTATAACAAGGTTAGCTGATGTTGTCTAACATGTAAAACTCTTCCATATAGCGGCTGCTTTCATCTAGACTATTTGTCGTCAATACTTTCTTAGAAGACGAAATATCTAAAGGTGTTGTTGATCTCAGCCAAGTCACACAGACCTGCAGGAAAAATTAGCTCCGGCTCCGGGTCTCTTGGCGCATAACAATAATCTTTCGCCATGTGGTAAACCTAGCTTCAATTCAGGACTTAGGACACGTTGAGCTACATGTCACCATGTCTCAGCCGCATGAAACTGATGACAGGATTCTGGCTTCATCGGCATCTGGTATGACCTTCTTGATCATTGTTCAAATAGTCTCTAGACTGTTTACGTTCATCGCAAACCAATTGATCCTACGGACTCTGTCCCCGGCAATACTCGGGATAGGTACTCAACTGGAGTTATATTTCATCTCGATACTATACTTTTCCAGGGAAAGCATCAGAACAGCGATTCAGCGACAACCTTTTCATGGAGCATCTGCTACTGCTACCCACGATGGGAGCCACCATCAAATAAGTGACGAACTAAATCAAAAGGCTCAAATTCAAACAATATCTTCGCAATCAGTAGTAAACATGTCTTATCTGAGTATCAGCATGGGAGTCCCATCAGCTTTGATATTTGCGACATTGTACACACAGTTTGCTTCCCAGGAAGTTTCTGAAACGCCTTTCTATCGAGCTGGCGTTGCGATCACCACAGTTGCATCCCTTATGGAGCTTTGCGTTGAGCCTTTCTTTACCGTGGTGCAGCAGTATACGTTATACAAGAAGCGCGCAATAGTGGAGACAGCTGCAGCATTTATGAAGAGCTTAACCGTGTGTGCTTTGTTTTCATGGTCTTCTTGGAAAGACCGAGATTTGGGTGTCCTCCCATTCGCTCTGGGTTACCTTTGTTACTCTTTGTCTCTTATTTGTGGGTATTATCTAGCCATACCAAAGTTGACAAGTCGATGGCGGTTCTCGTTGCTCCTTACTAAGATTAGACCAAGGTACGTCACCAGTTAAGTGGAAAGGGCAATGATTCAATAATGGTAACATTTTCTAGTGATAAATCAATTTACCTGGCCGATAGGTTCCCAAAGCACCTTGTTGCACTTTCCACAAATGTCTTTTTTCAGTCCATTGTAAAACACCTCCTGACTCAGGGCGACGCAATGATGCTGGCAACAATGACGAGCTTGAAAGACCAAGGTATATACTCTTTGGCCTCAAATTATGGCGGCCTGGTAGCGCGCGTTCTATTCCAGCCCATCGAAGAAAACAGCCGCGCTGTCTTCTCATCTCTGCTCAACTCTGGGAAACAACATACAAGCAATGTCAGTGCAGCCAGGGCGCATCTAACTGAGATTTTAAGAATATATGCAATGCTAGCTGTTTTCATATTCCCTTTAGGGCCATATCTGGTTCCCCGAATACTATCTCTTCTGGGCGGACACAGGTGGGCTTCTCCGGAAGTCGGTAGCTTGCTTTCACTCTATTGCTATTATATACCATTCTTGGCATTCAACGGTATAACCGAGGCATTTGTTTCGTCTGCAGCTAGTGCTTCTGACCTTCGAAGACAAACTTACTGGATGGGGGTGTTTTCAGCGAGCTTTGCTTTAGCAGCTTACCTATTTTTGAAAATTGGTGGCTTGGGTGCCCATGGACTAATCTGGGTTAACATTATCAACATGACAGTCCGAACGGCCTGGAGtttcatcttcctccggTCCTACTTTTACCTGCACGGCAGTAGCCTAGCCCTGTCTGAATTCTGTCTACGACCTCAAACATGGATTGCTGGGGCTCTATCATCAATAATCCTGGCCAGACAAGGACACGACGATACTGTCTATTGT contains the following coding sequences:
- a CDS encoding gamma subunit of oligosaccharyltransferase (oligosaccharyl transferase subunit), whose protein sequence is MKLFTFIIALFYIISSACASQEPGKFERYQSLSRSVPIDLDDSSYEDLTSKPRDYHVAVLLTAAEARYGCILCRDFQPEWELISRSWNKGPKPDGLKMLFTTLDFSNGKATFQKLMLQTAPVLLVFPPTVGPFAKVDDAPIRFDFSGPISADQLYVWINRHLPEGPKPSLIRPINYMRLISAVTIVMGVLTLFTVLSPYVLPVIQNRNLWAAFSLISILLFTSGHMFNHIRKVPYVVGDGKGGISYFASGFSNQFGMETQIIAAIYAILSFATIALAMKVPRIADSKAQQVAVLIWGTVLFGMYSFLLSVFRAKNGGYPFFLPPF
- a CDS encoding Rft protein-domain-containing protein codes for the protein MSQPHETDDRILASSASGMTFLIIVQIVSRLFTFIANQLILRTLSPAILGIGTQLELYFISILYFSRESIRTAIQRQPFHGASATATHDGSHHQISDELNQKAQIQTISSQSVVNMSYLSISMGVPSALIFATLYTQFASQEVSETPFYRAGVAITTVASLMELCVEPFFTVVQQYTLYKKRAIVETAAAFMKSLTVCALFSWSSWKDRDLGVLPFALGYLCYSLSLICGYYLAIPKLTSRWRFSLLLTKIRPSDKSIYLADRFPKHLVALSTNVFFQSIVKHLLTQGDAMMLATMTSLKDQGIYSLASNYGGLVARVLFQPIEENSRAVFSSLLNSGKQHTSNVSAARAHLTEILRIYAMLAVFIFPLGPYLVPRILSLLGGHRWASPEVGSLLSLYCYYIPFLAFNGITEAFVSSAASASDLRRQTYWMGVFSASFALAAYLFLKIGGLGAHGLIWVNIINMTVRTAWSFIFLRSYFYLHGSSLALSEFCLRPQTWIAGALSSIILARQGHDDTVYCSSVKALTFCTGYSLLM